The region TTGCCTCTCGAATACGCAGTCGAACTCAATCGATTGATTGAGCTGGAAATGGAAGGGTCAGTCGGGTGACGACTTCCGAAGCCCGCCCGCAGGGGCTCGTCAAATCGAGGCTCTGGGTAGACGGTCGAGTACGACGACCGCGGAATAGCATCGCTATTTCGCAGGTCGGCGCACGGAAACCAACGACGCCCGAGTCCGATTTCACGAGCCCACACCACGACAGATCATGATGAGCACAGAGTTGATGGAAGGCCTAACCGAAGCCCTTAACCCAGCGGCCGTCGAGAAGCTTGCGATCAGCGAGCCCCAGTGGCTGCGAGAGCGTCGCTCGCATGCATGGGACGTTTACGAACGAACGCCCATGCCGACGACGAAGCTCGAAGAGTGGCGCTACACAGACCTCAAGAAGACACTCGACCTCGACGCGCTGAAGCTCAGCACAGCGGAGTCCATGACGGACCAGGCCACATGGCCTGCGCGTCTGCGCGCCGCGATGGACGAGGACCGTGATGCTTCCGGGCACATGGTCATCATCGATGGTCACGTGGTCCACACGGACATCGACGAGGGCCTCGCCGCGAAGGGTGTGATCCTTGAGTCACTGCACGATGCCGTAGCGAAGCACCCGGAGCTCATTCAGGAGCACCTAGCCACCGAGGCTGTCCCCGCCGAGGAAGGAAAGTTCGCTGCACTCAACGCGGCACTCTGGAACGACGGGATCTTCCTGTACGTCCCGCGTGGTGTCGCGCTCGAGCTGCCCATCCGCGTAACGCGCTGGTTCAGCGAGCCTGCGACGGCGTACTTCAGCCGTGTACTGATCGTGGCCGAGCACTCGAGCCAGGTCTCGTACGTGGACGAGATGCTCTCAGATGACTTCGAGTCTCAGACGATGACCTCGACCGCCGTCGAGGTCATCGCCAAGCAGAACGCCCAGGTTCAGTACGTTGCGGTCCAGCGTCTCGGAAAGGGCGCGTTCTACCAGTCGGTGCAGCGCACGCTCGCGCACCGGGACTCGACGCTCGATACGCTCAACGTGGCGCTCGGCGCCTCAGTGACGCGCGTCGACCTGAACGCCCGTCTCCTCGGGCCAGGCGCGAACTCGGACATGCTGGGTCTCTACTTCGGAGACGGCGACCAGCACTTCGATTTCAATACCAGCCAGGACCACACCGTCCCGAACACCTCGAGTGACCTGCTCTACAAGGGCGCTCTCGACGGGGCGAGCCACTCTGTTTTCCGTGGTATCATTCGGGTGTATCCGGGTGCCCAAGGGACGGACGCATACCAGACGAACAGGAACCTCCTGCTTTCGCCCAACGCACGCGCGGACTCGCTCCCGAACCTCGAAATCGAGGCGGACGACGTGAAGTGTTCGCACGGCGCGACCATCGGCGAACTCGACGCGGAGGCCAAGTTCTACCTCATGAGCCGTGGGCTCCCGCTCGTTCAGGCAGAGCGCCTAGTCGTGCTGGGCTTCTTGGGTGAGGTGCTGTCCAAGCTTCCGCTGGGTGGCGTGGTAGAGAAGGTATCCCGCGTGATCGAGCACAAGCTCGCGCATCAAGGCTGATCCATGGCTGACTGGGTGCGTGTCGCCGCAGACGGTGACGTTGCGATCGGAATGCTCAAGGGTGTGATGGCAGGCGCGACACCCGTCGTCCTCGCGAACGTGGAAGGCGACATCTACGCCCTCCGTGACGAGTGCTCCCACGAGGCTCTCCCCCTCTCTGACGGAGAACTCGAGGGCACCGATGTCGTATGCCCGTATCACGGGGCGCGCTTCGATTGCACGAGCGGCAAGAACAAGACACTGCCGGCGATCCGGCCTGTGAAGTCCTTCCCGGTAGAAGTCCGGGACGGCGACATCTTCATTGACGTGGAGTAGCCTCCACAGGACGTCATATATGGCCGCACTCGACCACACGCGCATTCGCCGCGAATTCCCCGCGCTCGAGCAGAAGGTCAACGGGAAACCGCTCGTCTACCTAGACAGCGCGGCAACGTCACAGAAGCCGAAGGCAGTGCTCAAGGCGCTGAGTGACTACTACGAGCACGACAATGCGAACGTGCATCGCGGTATTCATGAGCTCTCCCGTCGGGCGACCGTGGCGTACGAAGAGGCTCGCGGAAAAGTCGCGAAGTGGATCAACGCGGAGGAGCCGGCCGAGATCGTATGGACACGCGGTACCACAGAGGCCATCAACCTCGTCTCTACAGCTTGGGGGCTCGAAAACGTGAGTGAGGGCGACGAGATCCTGATCTCGGTCATGGAACACCACTCCAACATCGTTCCGTGGCAGCTCCTGGCGATGCGCACGAAAGCCAAGATCAAGTACATCGAAATCGACGACCAAGGCCGCTTGATTCTCGACGATCTCGACACCCTGCTGACAGAGCGAACCAAGGTGGTCGCGCTAGGGCATGTGTCGAACGCGCTCGGGACCATCAACCCAATCAAGCAGATCGCGGCGGCAGCGAAGAAGGTCGGCGCCCTGGTCGTGATCGATGGCGCTCAAGGAGCCGTCCACACCAAGGTCGACGTTCAGGACCTGGGAGTGGACTGCTACGCCTTCAGTGGTCACAAGATGTGCGGACCCACTGGAATCGGTGTGCTTTGGGCGCGAAAGGAGTTACTCGAGTCAATGCACCCCTATCAGGGTGGCGGCGAAATGATCCACATCGTGGGTCGCGATGAGAGCAGCTGGGCCGAGGTGCCCCACAAGTTCGAAGCAGGCACGCCCAACATCGCTGGAGCGATCGGGATGGGTGCGGCTGTGGACTTCCTAGGTACGATCGGGATGGACGCGATCGCAGCGCATGAGCGCGATCTCATGGAATACGCTGTCGAGCAGGTCGGCGCAGTCGGGGGCATAAAGATCTACGGCCCCGAGTCCCTCGACGAGCATTCAGCTGTGGTCTCCTTCACATTGGGAGACGCCCATCCTCATGACATCTCGACCATCCTCGACACCGAGGGTATTGCTGTACGAGCGGGCCACCACTGTGCTCAGCTCGTGATGAAGCACTTCGGGGTCGCGGCCACCGCGCGCGCTTCGTTCT is a window of Longimicrobiales bacterium DNA encoding:
- the sufD gene encoding Fe-S cluster assembly protein SufD, which produces MMSTELMEGLTEALNPAAVEKLAISEPQWLRERRSHAWDVYERTPMPTTKLEEWRYTDLKKTLDLDALKLSTAESMTDQATWPARLRAAMDEDRDASGHMVIIDGHVVHTDIDEGLAAKGVILESLHDAVAKHPELIQEHLATEAVPAEEGKFAALNAALWNDGIFLYVPRGVALELPIRVTRWFSEPATAYFSRVLIVAEHSSQVSYVDEMLSDDFESQTMTSTAVEVIAKQNAQVQYVAVQRLGKGAFYQSVQRTLAHRDSTLDTLNVALGASVTRVDLNARLLGPGANSDMLGLYFGDGDQHFDFNTSQDHTVPNTSSDLLYKGALDGASHSVFRGIIRVYPGAQGTDAYQTNRNLLLSPNARADSLPNLEIEADDVKCSHGATIGELDAEAKFYLMSRGLPLVQAERLVVLGFLGEVLSKLPLGGVVEKVSRVIEHKLAHQG
- a CDS encoding non-heme iron oxygenase ferredoxin subunit, whose product is MADWVRVAADGDVAIGMLKGVMAGATPVVLANVEGDIYALRDECSHEALPLSDGELEGTDVVCPYHGARFDCTSGKNKTLPAIRPVKSFPVEVRDGDIFIDVE
- a CDS encoding cysteine desulfurase: MAALDHTRIRREFPALEQKVNGKPLVYLDSAATSQKPKAVLKALSDYYEHDNANVHRGIHELSRRATVAYEEARGKVAKWINAEEPAEIVWTRGTTEAINLVSTAWGLENVSEGDEILISVMEHHSNIVPWQLLAMRTKAKIKYIEIDDQGRLILDDLDTLLTERTKVVALGHVSNALGTINPIKQIAAAAKKVGALVVIDGAQGAVHTKVDVQDLGVDCYAFSGHKMCGPTGIGVLWARKELLESMHPYQGGGEMIHIVGRDESSWAEVPHKFEAGTPNIAGAIGMGAAVDFLGTIGMDAIAAHERDLMEYAVEQVGAVGGIKIYGPESLDEHSAVVSFTLGDAHPHDISTILDTEGIAVRAGHHCAQLVMKHFGVAATARASFYLYNTRDEVDRLVEGLGHVRAIFG